One Xiphias gladius isolate SHS-SW01 ecotype Sanya breed wild chromosome 13, ASM1685928v1, whole genome shotgun sequence genomic window carries:
- the arl6ip6 gene encoding ADP-ribosylation factor-like protein 6-interacting protein 6: MPRSATDRDVLRERFGGSCSPGATENPEAHSVRPSVRTASEGEGPGGGAGRPLVIRNGPKRWSVVALSALGSAVSVAAAGCVCALVYPILKELRAVRVRGEDGTEERVLGFWSILVLSVLAGCICCVFSWTLTYLDSYQPGMAPPTPLARFRDVSGHGLHMGYGVVVLNGIMAMLTVIWSLT; the protein is encoded by the exons ATGCCGCGGAGTGCGACGGACAGGGACGTTTTGAGGGAACGTTTCGGTGGCTCATGCTCGCCGGGGGCTACGGAAAACCCCGAAGCTCACTCCGTGAGACCCAGTGTGCGAACCGCGTCTGAAGGAGAGGGACCCGGCGGCGGCGCGGGACGGCCGCTGGTCATCCGGAACGGCCCCAAACGGTGGTCCGTGGTCGCGCTGTCCGCACTGGGCTCCGCCGTGTCCGTGGCCGCCGCTGGTTGCGTCTGCGCCCTCGTCTACCCGATACTCAAAG AGCTACGGGCGGTGAGAGTGAGGGGAGAGGATGGGACTGAAGAGAGGGTGCTGG GTTTCTGGAGTATCCTAGTGCTGTCGGTATTAGCAGGATGTATCTGCTGTGTCTTCTCATGGACCCTCACCTACCTTGACTCATACCAGCCTGGCATGGCGCCCCCAACACCGCTGGCCCGCTTCAG AGATGTATCTGGCCATGGACTCCACATGGGTTATGGCGTTGTTGTCCTCAATGGCATCATGGCCATGCTCACCGTCATCTGGAGCctcacctga